A genomic region of Zea mays cultivar B73 chromosome 6, Zm-B73-REFERENCE-NAM-5.0, whole genome shotgun sequence contains the following coding sequences:
- the LOC100274162 gene encoding DAR GTPase 3, chloroplastic — MAAASWSAPTTSFAPAPAPPWGRWRTKAAPLPIRTLPRRVLLNAVGESAMVAAGDTLLGLYEKERLGLLQYADDESKEERYWETLDADLRYWTRSLRPVQWYPGHIAKTEKELKEQLRLMDVVIEIRDARIPLSTSHPKMDSWLGNRKRIIVLNRKDMISTEDMNAWATYFGNQGIKVVFSNGQLGMGTMKLGRMAKSVASVANTKRKEKGLLPRPVRAGIVGYPNVGKSSLINRLLKRRMCPAAPRPGVTRELKWVRFGTDLELLDSPGILPMRISDQTSAIKLAICDDIGERSYDFADVAAILVQMLIRHPAVGSEAFRRRYKIDVDSECGKTFVTKLSVHLFNGDTSQAAFRILSDYRKGKFGWVALERPPT; from the exons ATGGCTGCCGCTTCCTGGTCCGCGCCCACCACCTCCttcgcgccggcgccggcgccgccatGGGGGCGGTGGAGGACCAAGGCGGCGCCTTTACCCATCAGGACGCTTCCCCGCCGAGTGCTTCTCAACGCAGTTGGCGAATCCGCCATG GTTGCTGCTGGTGACACATTGCTTGGTTTGTATGAGAAAGAGCGGTTAGGCCTGTTGCAGTATGCCGACGACGAGTCTAAAGAAGAGAGGTACTGGGAAACCTTGGATGCTGATTTGCGTTACTGGACCAGATCCCTGCGCCCAGTGCAG TGGTATCCTGGTCATATTGCAAAAACAGAGAAAGAATTGAAGGAACAATTGAGGCTCATGGATGTCGTCATAGAGATCCGTGATGCTAGGATTCCCTTGTCCACCAGCCATCCTAAG ATGGACTCATGGCTAGGCAACCGGAAAAGGATCATAGTCTTGAATCGCAAGGACATGATCTCAACTGAGGATATGAATGCATGGGCTACTTACTTTGGTAATCAGGGCATCAAAGTTGTTTTCTCCAATGGCCAGCTGGGTATG GGTACAATGAAATTAGGTAGGATGGCGAAATCAGTAGCATCTGTTGCGAACACAAAGAGAAAGGAGAAGGGATTGCTTCCTCGTCCG GTTCGAGCTGGAATAGTTGGATATCCAAATGTTGGCAAATCTTCCTTGATTAATCGCTTGCTAAAACGAAGAATGTGCCCAGCAGCACCTAGGCCAGGTGTCACAAGAGAGCTGAA GTGGGTTCGTTTTGGAACAGACCTAGAGTTGTTAGATTCACCTGGAATTTTACCTATGCGAATTAGTGACCAGACATCTGCAATCAAGCTCGCTATATGTGATGATATTGGAGAAAGGTCATACGATTTTGCTGATGTGGCGGCGATTCTTGTGCAGATGTTGATAAGACATCCTGCAGTAG GTTCTGAAGCATTTCGAAGACGATATAAGATTGATGTAGATAGTGAGTGCGGTAAAAC GTTTGTCACAAAGCTCTCTGTTCACTTGTTCAATGGAGACACAAGCCAGGCAGCTTTCCGCATATTGTCTGACTACAGGAAAGGCAAATTTGGATGGGTAGCGCTGGAGAGACCTCCAACATGA
- the LOC100384757 gene encoding Myb-related protein 308 isoform 1 (isoform 1 is encoded by transcript variant 1), translating to MGRSPCCEKAHTNKGAWTKEEDERLVAYVRAHGEGCWRSLPKAAGLLRCGKSCRLRWMNYLRPDLKRGNFTDDEDELIIRLHSLLGNKWSLIAGQLPGRTDNEIKNYWNTHIKRKLLARGIDPKTHRPLGAGADAAAPPGVVAHRALLHRAGAAPVELAVKPAPAESSDDGGRSSASASSGGGASVEEPRCPDLNLDLSVGPPAAADTPTSQSQLAVCLCYRLGLRAGEACSCQAQADNAGQQRFRFSDFRTERRVVK from the exons ATGGGGAGGTCGCCGTGCTGCGAGAAGGCGCACACCAACAAGGGCGCGTGGACCAAGGAGGAGGACGAGCGGCTGGTGGCGTACGTCCGGGCGCACGGGGAGGGGTGCTGGCGCTCGCTGCCCAAGGCGGCGGGGCTGCTGCGCTGCGGCAAGAGCTGCAGGCTGCGCTGGATGAACTACCTCCGCCCGGACCTCAAGCGCGGCAACTTCACCGACGACGAGGACGAGCTCATCATCCGCCTGCACAGCCTCCTGGGCAACAA GTGGTCCCTCATCGCCGGGCAGCTGCCTGGCCGGACGGACAACGAGATCAAGAACTACTGGAACACGCACATCAAGCGCAAGCTCCTCGCCCGCGGCATCGACCCGAAGACGCACCGCCCGCTCGGCGCCGGCGCCGACGCCGCCGCGCCACCCGGCGTGGTCGCGCACCGGGCGCTGCTGCACCGCGCAGGCGCAGCCCCCGTCGAGCTCGCCGTGAAGCCGGCGCCGGCGGAGTCATCCGACGACGGCGGCCGGAGCAGCGCCAGCgccagcagcggcggcggcgccagCGTGGAGGAGCCGCGGTGCCCCGACCTCAACCTCGACCTGTCCGTGGGCCCGCCAGCGGCCGCCGACACGCCCACCTCGCAGTCGCAGCTGGCGGTGTGCCTGTGCTACCGCCTGGGCCTCCGCGCCGGGGAGGCGTGCAGCTGCCAGGCTCAGGCTGACAACGCGGGCCAGCAGCGGTTCAGATTTTCAGATTTCAGAACCGAGAGGAGAGTCGTTAAGTAG
- the LOC100384757 gene encoding Myb-related protein 308 isoform 2 (isoform 2 is encoded by transcript variant 2) — MGRSPCCEKAHTNKGAWTKEEDERLVAYVRAHGEGCWRSLPKAAGLLRCGKSCRLRWMNYLRPDLKRGNFTDDEDELIIRLHSLLGNKSVSVCRAAGVLLSSYYSISSRRRCSYS, encoded by the coding sequence ATGGGGAGGTCGCCGTGCTGCGAGAAGGCGCACACCAACAAGGGCGCGTGGACCAAGGAGGAGGACGAGCGGCTGGTGGCGTACGTCCGGGCGCACGGGGAGGGGTGCTGGCGCTCGCTGCCCAAGGCGGCGGGGCTGCTGCGCTGCGGCAAGAGCTGCAGGCTGCGCTGGATGAACTACCTCCGCCCGGACCTCAAGCGCGGCAACTTCACCGACGACGAGGACGAGCTCATCATCCGCCTGCACAGCCTCCTGGGCAACAAGTCAGTGAGCGTGTGCCGGGCTGCCGGCGTCCTTCTGTCTAGCTATTACTCTATTAGCTCTCGTCGTCGCTGTTCCTATTCCTAG